From the genome of Thermosynechococcus sp. NK55a:
GTTGGGATTGCTGGCCTTCATTGAAGCCTTGATTTTCATTGCCATTCTGATCGTGGCTCTGGTTTATGCATGGCGCAAACGTGCCCTCGAATGGTCCTGAGTGAGTCGATAGCCGTTTAAGTTGGAGCAGCGAACATGAGTGACACCCCCCAAGCCCCCATTGTTGAAGCTGGCCCTGTGGGCCGTCTCCTACAGTCTCAAAACCTAAGTGTGGAATCCCTCGGTAGGGATGCCTCTGGTGTAGAAATGATTAAAGTCGATCGCGATCGCCTGCTGGCGGTCTGCCAAGCCCTCTATGCCGATGGCTTCAACTACTTGCGCTGCCAAGCCGCCTATGACTCGGGTCCCGGCCAAGATTTGGTAAGCACCTACCATCTAGTCAAGCTCACAGACAACGCTGATCGTCCCCCTGAAGTGTGCATTAAGGTCTTTTTGCCCCGCCATGATCCGCGGCTGCCGTCAGTGTACTGGATTTGGAAAACCGCCGACTGGCAAGAGCGGGAGTCCTACGATATGTTTGGCATTGTCTATGAAGGGCACCCAAACTTGAAGCGCATCCTCATGCCCGAGGATTGGGTAGGTTGGCCGTTGCGCAAAGACTATATCACCCCTGACTTTTACGAATTGCAGGAAGCCTACTAAGCTCCCTTGGTTCCCCCTGATGCTGCCTACTGGTATAGCTGGTCACAGGTACCTGGCCTGGGTCCGATATTACTCAAACGACTCTGGCAGCACTTTGGGGATTTGAAAACTGCTTGGGAAGCCCCCATAGCAGCTATTGGACAAGTAGAGGGGATTGGTCCTAAACTCCAAGGGGCGATCGCCCAGTATCGGCAGCAGTGCCAACCCCTAACCCTCTACGCACACCATTGCCAGCTAAATCCCCACCATTGGGTGCTGAGTGACCCCCATTATCCACCGCTGTTGCGGGACATTCCTGATCCACCCCCCTTGCTTTACTATGGTGGTAACCGTATTTTAGAAATTCTCAGTCAACCCACACCAAGCGTTGCCATTGTCGGTACCCGTGATCCTTCAGAATATGCCCAACGGTGGGCGCAGAAGCTGGGGTATGCGCTTGCGCGGGCTGGCTTGATTGTTGTTTCGGGAATGGCTGCAGGCATTGATGGGGCAGCACATCGTGGCTGCTTAGATGCTGGCGGTGCCACACTGGCGGTCTTGGCGACGGGGGTGGATATGATCTACCCCCCGGAAAATCGTTCCCTTTACTACCAGATTCATGAACGCGGGGGATTCTTGAGCGAGTACCCTAGGGGCGTGGGTGCCGATCGCCCCCAATTTCCCCGCCGCAATCGCATCAT
Proteins encoded in this window:
- the dprA gene encoding DNA-processing protein DprA; the encoded protein is MVPPDAAYWYSWSQVPGLGPILLKRLWQHFGDLKTAWEAPIAAIGQVEGIGPKLQGAIAQYRQQCQPLTLYAHHCQLNPHHWVLSDPHYPPLLRDIPDPPPLLYYGGNRILEILSQPTPSVAIVGTRDPSEYAQRWAQKLGYALARAGLIVVSGMAAGIDGAAHRGCLDAGGATLAVLATGVDMIYPPENRSLYYQIHERGGFLSEYPRGVGADRPQFPRRNRIIAGLCRAVIIAEAPYKSGALITARYAAEYGRDVYVLPGHLDNHRAKGALSLVNEGAHIILGEEALLEQLLGHTPPLDPTPSSALSLPQQQILEAIQQLSQGSHSVAFDDIVHRVSLDTGVVMAELIHLELMGCVEQQPGNRYRRIGC
- a CDS encoding NAD(P)H-quinone oxidoreductase subunit J, with translation MSDTPQAPIVEAGPVGRLLQSQNLSVESLGRDASGVEMIKVDRDRLLAVCQALYADGFNYLRCQAAYDSGPGQDLVSTYHLVKLTDNADRPPEVCIKVFLPRHDPRLPSVYWIWKTADWQERESYDMFGIVYEGHPNLKRILMPEDWVGWPLRKDYITPDFYELQEAY